DNA sequence from the Rhodothermales bacterium genome:
CAACCGGGCGATGCGTGCCTTTGTCGAGGAAGAGGTGTTCAATACCAAGGATCGCACGGGCATCCTGCTGTTCATTTCGCTCCTCGAACATCGCATCGAGGTCATCGGCGACGAAGGGATCAACCGCAAGGTGACGGTCGAGGACTGGGCCGGCGTGGTGGCCGAAATCCGCAAAGGCATCATCGAGAATCGATTCATAGATGGGCTGGAACGCGCGGTCGACATGTGCGGCAGCTTGCTCGACCGCAAGGGCGTGCTCATCCAGCCCGACGATACGAACGAACTACCCAACGATATCCGTTTTTCCGACGAGGGGTGATGTATGCGACGTTGTCGCGCCGCGGTGCTGGTGCTGATCGCTTTTTTGCTTCCGCTGGCGGCCCCCCTCGCCTTCGCCCAGCAGGTGCCGCCGCTTACCGGGCGCGTGGTGGATCGCGCGGAGATCCTCAGCGCCGGCGCCGAACGTGAACTCGAGCAGTTGCTGGCGGCGCACGAAGATTCCACGTCCAACCAGATCGCCGTCCTCACCATCCGTTCGCTGGACGGCGCCGATCTTGAATCTTATTCGCTCGAGGTGGCGCGCGCCTGGGAGCTCGGGCAGGCCGGCCGCGACAACGGCGTCCTCCTGCTCGTCGCCGTCGAGGACCGAAAGATGCGCATCGAGGTGGGCTACGGGCTCGAGGGGTCGCTCACGGACGCGGTCGCGGGACGCATCATCCGGAATGAGCTTCGTCCCTATTTCCAGCAGGAAGATTATGAGGGCGGCATCCGGGCCGGCGTGATCGCCATCATGGATGCGATCGCCGGCAGCTACGAGGGCGAAGACGACGTGTCGGAAATGCCCTGGTTTCTCCGGATCGTCTTCGGGATCATGTTCGTCGGGATGCCGCTGGTGATTTCGCTGACGTCGGCATTTGGGAAGGGGATCGGGCGCTGGTTCGTCATTCTGTTTTTCGCCCCGTTTATCGGCACCGGCAGCGTCGTGCTAACGTCCTCTCCCCGCATCGCGCTCGTGCTGCTCGCCATCTACATCATCGGGCACATCGCCTTCGCGATCTACATCCGGCGTTCCCCCCGATGGCAAGCTTTTTCAGCGCGGTGGGATCGGGCGGAGAAAAATGGCGGCAAGGTGCCCATTCACGTGTTCGGGCACACCTTCCATGTCACGCCGAGCAACTTCCAGAGCAGCGGCTCGGGGTCGTCGAGTTCGGGCGGGAGTTCGTTCAGCGGCGGTGGCGGGTCGTTCGGCGGAGGTGGGGCCTCGGGGGGGTGGTGAGCCTCAGGTGGTCTCGATCTCCAGGATGAGCTGGTCGGCGTCGCGCACGAAGAGCCGGCCCTCGATCTCGTCGTACGGGTAACTGGCCGCATCCATCCGCGCACGGAGCGCGTGCCAGTCGCGCTGCGGCAGGCAAAAGCCCACATGGTGGATGCCGCCCCGGCCCGGGATGCTCGGATGCATCATTTCGGGCATCTCGATGATCTCCATCACATCCAGCCCCTCCATGTCGACGAGCATGGCGCGCATCCGCCCCTTGCGAATCGGGTCTTCTTCCCGTACGCGGATCGACAGCCCGAGGATGTGCACGTAGAAGTACAGCGCCCGGTCCAGATCTGCCGTCATGATCGCGGCATGCGTGAGCCGGAGCGCGGCGCTGGCGCGCACCGGGCGGGAACGAGGCGACGGGGGTGAGGATGACGGCGTGGACATGGAACGATGCGTGGTCAATTCATGGGGTAAGTCGTTTCGAGCGTAAGCCGATCCAGGGCGATGCCGAGGCGCTTGATCTTTTTGTAGAGCCCCTGGCGCGTGAGGCCGAGCGCTTCCGCCGACGACGTGATGTGCCCGCCATGCTGGCGCAGGACACTGACGATGGCGCGGCGTTCGGTCTGCGCGAGGAGGTCGCCCAGGGAGCCGGCGGCCTGCCGGACGGGCTCTTCGAGCCGGTCCGCCGGCGGGCGGTGGACCCGCAAGTCGGGCGAGAGATCGGCGAGATCGATGACGGGGGCGGGTTCGCTGTGCAGGAGCGTCACGATCCGTTCCAGCTCGTTGCGGAGCTGGCGCACGTTGCCCGGCCAGTGGTGCAGGGCGAGCGCTTCGGCCGCCGCATCGGTGACGCTGGCCGCCGGCGCACTGGCCGGCGTGAACGCCGCGATGAAGGTGTGCGCGAGGATCGGGATGTCCTCCCGGCGCATCCGGAGCGGGGGCACCTCCACCGCGCCGGGGCCGAGCCGCTCCAGGATGTCCGCGTAGTCACCGAGCGCCAGCTCGTCGAGCGACCGGCGCGTCCCGGCGATGACGCGCGCCGGCCTCGAGCCGTCGGGGGCGTCGAGCCGGACGAAGAGGCGCTCGCGCGCGCCGGCCGGCAGGTCGGCGATTTCGTGGAGGTAGAGCGTGCCGCCGGCCGCGTCCGTCCAGGCGCCGGCGTCGCGCTCCGATCCAAAGAGCCGCGCGTCCGCGTAGGCGGACGACGAGGCGTCGTACCGGAACGAGATAAAGGGCGCGCCGGGGTCATGCCGCTGATGCAGGGAGCGCGCGAGCGACATCTTGCCCGCGCCGCGCTCGCCGGCGAACAGGAGGGCCAGCCGCGACGACGACAGGAGGTCGAGCCGTGCCTGCACGGCGCGCATGGCTTCGCTCGGCCAGGCCGGGGCGTCCGTCGACGCCGGCGCTACCCGCGCGGCCTGGGCATCGGGCATCCACTGAAAGATCGCGACGGCTTCGCGGCGCGCATCGGCTGCGAGGGCGGGCTCGTCGAGCCGATCGAACGCTTCCGCCCGGGCGAGGCGCGCCCAGGCATAGTCCGGCATCCGGTAGGCCCGGCGAAAGGCGACGGCTGCCTCGTCGACGCTGCGGAGCGCACAGTAGGGCGACGCCGGCATCTGGCGGAGCCGGCTCCAGGCCATCCAGAATCGTACTTCCGCGGCGGCGCCCGGAGCCTGGCGCTCGAGCGCGGGGAGGTCCACCGCCAGCAGCCACGACAGGGCGGTGTCCGGGTCGCTCCGGTCCAGCAGGGCGACACGGGCGAGCAGCGCGCGTACGACGGCCTGGCCGGGCGTCGCCTCCGATGTCATCACCGGTTCGAGCATCCGCGCCACATCGGCCGCCCGGTTTTCCGCGAGCAGCCGGCGGGCAATCGCTATCGTCTGCGCCAGCTTCAACTTACATGAACCCCAGATCGAGGCGCGCTTCGTCGCTCATCATGTCGATCGTGTAGGGCGGATCGAACGTGAGCTGCACCCGGGCGTCGGTGATGCCCGGGACCTCGCGGACGCGGTTTTCGACTTCCTGCGGCAGGCTGCCGGCCACCGGGCAGCCCGGCGCCGTCAGCGTCATGAGGACGAACGCGGAACGGTCCGGGAAGACCTTGATCTCGTAGATCAGCCCCAGGTCGTAGATGTTGACCGGGATCTCGGGATCGTAGATCGTCTTCAGCGCCTCGAGGATGCGATTCTCAAGTTCTTCGTCGCTTACGTCGGTGACGTCGTTTTCGCTCTGCATGGCGTATTCTCAGGAAGAAGTAGGGGCCGCGCCGGAGAGGGCGGCCGCGTACAGTTTCATCTGTTTGATCATCGCGTTGAGCCCGTTTTTTCGCGTGGGCGACAGGTGCTCTTTCATCTCGATGGCGTCGAGAAACGCGAGGTCCGCCGCGAGGATCTCATCCGGGGACAACCCCGAAAGCACCCGGATCAGGAGGGCGATCAGGCCCTTCGTGATGGCGGCGTCGCTGTCCGCCGTAAAGATCACGCGGCCGTCCTGCCGTTCGGCGTGCAGCCAGACCTGCGACTGGCAGCCCTTGATCTTGTAGGCGTCGGTTTTGTAGACCGGATCGATGGCCGGCAGCTTCGCGGCCTGATCGATCAGGTGTTCGTAGCGCCCCATCCAGTCGTCGAACAGGTCGAACTCCTCGATGATGTCGTGTTCGCGTCGTTGCGTCTCGGTCATCGCGTCGTCAGGAGAACAGGGCCTGAACCTTGAGCAGGCCGGCGTGGAGCCGGTCGATCTCCTCGCGGGTGTTGTAGAATGCCAGCGACGCGCGCGCCGTGCCGGGAATCCCCAGTCGATCCATCAGCGGCTGGGTGCAGTGGTGCCCGGTCCGCACGGCGATGCCGAGCCGGTCGAGCACGGCCCCCGTGTCGTAGGGATGAATGTCGCCCAGCAGAAACGAGACCACGCTCGCCTTGTCCGGAGCCGTCCCGATGAACCGGATGCCGTTGAGGGTCGCGAGCTTGCGGGTTGCGTAGGCGAGCAGGTCCCGCTCGTAGGCGGCGATGGCATCCATCCCGATCCCTTCCAGGTACCTGATCGCGGCGTCGAGACCGACGACGCCGGCGATGTGGGGGGTGCCGGCTTCGAACTTGTGGGGAAGGCTGTTAAAGGTCGTTTTTTCGAAGGATACCGTCTCGATCATGTCGCCCCCCGCCTGATAGGGCGGCATGGCGTCGAGCAGGGCTTCTTTGCCGTACAGCACGCCGATCCCGGTGGGGCCGAACATCTTGTGGCTGGAGAAGGCACAGAAGTCGACATCCAGCGCCTGGACGTCGACCGCCTCGTGCGGGACGGCCTGCGCGCTGTCCAGCAGCACGGGAATGCCGCGCCGATGCGCTTCCTCGATGATCGAACGGACCGGGTTGATGGTGCCGAGCGCGTTCGAGATGTGGCTGATGGCCACGATCCGGGTGCGCTCGTCGAGCAGCGCGCCGTAGACGTCCAGGTCGAGCACGCCGGCCTCGGAAACGGGCACGACGCGCAGCGACGCCCCTTTTTCCTCACAGATCAGTTGCCACGGGACGATGTTGGAGTGATGCTCCAGCGTCGAAATGACGACGTTGTCGCCGGCGCCGATCCGGGCGCGGCCAAAGCTCGTCGCGACCAGGTTGATCGATTCCGTCGTGCCGCGGGTAAAGATGATTTCGTGGCTGTGCCGCGCGTTGATGAAGCGCTGGACGCTTGCCCGGCCGGCTTCGTAGGCGTCCGTCGCCCACTGGCTCAACGTGTGGACGCCCCGGTGCACATTGCTGTTTTCGGTCTGGTAGTAGGCCGTGATCCGGTCGATGACCGCGCGCGGCTTCTGCGAGGTGGCCGCGTTGTCGAAATACACCAGCGGCTGCCCGTGCACCTCCTGGTGGAGCGCCGGGAAGTCCTCCCGGATGCGGGCGACGTCGAAGGCGTCGACGGACGGATGGGCGAGGTCGGATGGGGCCGGCATGGTCGGTGCGTGGTTAGTCCTGCAGGATGCGTTCCATCTCACGGTCGAGGTACGCGCGGAGCGGTTCGAGCTTCACGGTCTCGATGACGTCGCGGGCGAAGGCGGTGAGCATCAGCGCGCGGGCCTGCCGCTCGTTGAGCCCCCGCGAGCGGAGGTAGAAGAGGGCCTCGGCGTCGAGCTGGCCGGTCGTGGCGCCGTGGCTGCATTTCACGTCGTCGGCGTAGATCTCCAGTTCGGGTTTGGAGAACATCCGCGCCCGGTCGGTGAGGGTGACGGACTTGTTCGACTGGTAGGCGTTCGTCTTCTGCGCGTCGAGGCGGACGAGCACCTTGCCGTTGAACACGGCCGTCGACTGGTCGTCGAGGATGTGTTTGTACAGCTCGTTGCTGAAGCAGTTGGGTTTGGCGTGGTCCACCAGCGTATGGTTGTCCACATGCATCGTGTGGCGCCCCAGCACCAGCCCGTTCAGATGCGTCTCGCAGCCTTCGGCATCGGGCAGCATGTTGAGGTTGTTCCGGACGATGCCCCCGTCGAGCGTGAC
Encoded proteins:
- a CDS encoding SUF system Fe-S cluster assembly protein, which translates into the protein MQSENDVTDVSDEELENRILEALKTIYDPEIPVNIYDLGLIYEIKVFPDRSAFVLMTLTAPGCPVAGSLPQEVENRVREVPGITDARVQLTFDPPYTIDMMSDEARLDLGFM
- a CDS encoding SufE family protein yields the protein MTETQRREHDIIEEFDLFDDWMGRYEHLIDQAAKLPAIDPVYKTDAYKIKGCQSQVWLHAERQDGRVIFTADSDAAITKGLIALLIRVLSGLSPDEILAADLAFLDAIEMKEHLSPTRKNGLNAMIKQMKLYAAALSGAAPTSS
- a CDS encoding VOC family protein, with the protein product MSTPSSSPPSPRSRPVRASAALRLTHAAIMTADLDRALYFYVHILGLSIRVREEDPIRKGRMRAMLVDMEGLDVMEIIEMPEMMHPSIPGRGGIHHVGFCLPQRDWHALRARMDAASYPYDEIEGRLFVRDADQLILEIETT
- a CDS encoding TPM domain-containing protein, with the protein product MRRCRAAVLVLIAFLLPLAAPLAFAQQVPPLTGRVVDRAEILSAGAERELEQLLAAHEDSTSNQIAVLTIRSLDGADLESYSLEVARAWELGQAGRDNGVLLLVAVEDRKMRIEVGYGLEGSLTDAVAGRIIRNELRPYFQQEDYEGGIRAGVIAIMDAIAGSYEGEDDVSEMPWFLRIVFGIMFVGMPLVISLTSAFGKGIGRWFVILFFAPFIGTGSVVLTSSPRIALVLLAIYIIGHIAFAIYIRRSPRWQAFSARWDRAEKNGGKVPIHVFGHTFHVTPSNFQSSGSGSSSSGGSSFSGGGGSFGGGGASGGW
- a CDS encoding cysteine desulfurase, translated to MPAPSDLAHPSVDAFDVARIREDFPALHQEVHGQPLVYFDNAATSQKPRAVIDRITAYYQTENSNVHRGVHTLSQWATDAYEAGRASVQRFINARHSHEIIFTRGTTESINLVATSFGRARIGAGDNVVISTLEHHSNIVPWQLICEEKGASLRVVPVSEAGVLDLDVYGALLDERTRIVAISHISNALGTINPVRSIIEEAHRRGIPVLLDSAQAVPHEAVDVQALDVDFCAFSSHKMFGPTGIGVLYGKEALLDAMPPYQAGGDMIETVSFEKTTFNSLPHKFEAGTPHIAGVVGLDAAIRYLEGIGMDAIAAYERDLLAYATRKLATLNGIRFIGTAPDKASVVSFLLGDIHPYDTGAVLDRLGIAVRTGHHCTQPLMDRLGIPGTARASLAFYNTREEIDRLHAGLLKVQALFS
- a CDS encoding sigma 54-interacting transcriptional regulator; protein product: MKLAQTIAIARRLLAENRAADVARMLEPVMTSEATPGQAVVRALLARVALLDRSDPDTALSWLLAVDLPALERQAPGAAAEVRFWMAWSRLRQMPASPYCALRSVDEAAVAFRRAYRMPDYAWARLARAEAFDRLDEPALAADARREAVAIFQWMPDAQAARVAPASTDAPAWPSEAMRAVQARLDLLSSSRLALLFAGERGAGKMSLARSLHQRHDPGAPFISFRYDASSSAYADARLFGSERDAGAWTDAAGGTLYLHEIADLPAGARERLFVRLDAPDGSRPARVIAGTRRSLDELALGDYADILERLGPGAVEVPPLRMRREDIPILAHTFIAAFTPASAPAASVTDAAAEALALHHWPGNVRQLRNELERIVTLLHSEPAPVIDLADLSPDLRVHRPPADRLEEPVRQAAGSLGDLLAQTERRAIVSVLRQHGGHITSSAEALGLTRQGLYKKIKRLGIALDRLTLETTYPMN